In Nothobranchius furzeri strain GRZ-AD chromosome 18, NfurGRZ-RIMD1, whole genome shotgun sequence, a single genomic region encodes these proteins:
- the rcn3 gene encoding reticulocalbin-3 isoform X2 yields MVLLSSLLPLCVLAAVAFAVPAQEKRVHHQADLSDHAHDDSHNYQYDHEAFLGKEEAKTFDQLSPEESKERLAKIVDRIDTDKDGYIGHAELHHWIRHRQRRYIEENVNKHWKDYDKNQDDKISWEEYKNTTYGFYLGEEFDDVEDKNTYKAMLARDERRFKTADRDGDGIATREEFTAFLHPEEFDYMKDVVVQETVEDIDKDKDGKINLEEYIGDMFTPEDGESEPDWVQTEKKQFSEFRDVNKNGFLDPEEVAQWILPGDVDHADNEAKHLIHETDTDKDEKITKKEILANWNMFVGSQATNYGEDLTKKHDEL; encoded by the exons ATGGTGCTGCTGAGTTCACTGCTGCCCCTCTGTGTCCTGGCTGCCGTCGCCTTTGCCGTCCCTGCTCAGGAGAAACGTGTCCATCACCAGGCTGATCTAAGTGACCACGCTCATGACGATTCACACAACTACCAGTATGACCACGAGGCCTTCCTGGGCAAGGAGGAAGCTAAGACCTTTGACCAGCTGAGCCCGGAAGAGAGCAAAGAGAGATTAGC AAAGATCGTGGACCGCATCGACACCGACAAGGACGGCTACATCGGCCATGCAGAGCTGCACCACTGGATCAGACACAGGCAGAGGAGGTACATCGAGGAGAACGTCAACAAGCACTGGAAGGACTACGACAAGAACCAAGATGACAAAATAAGCTGGGAGGAGTATAAAAACACCACCTACGGCTTCTACCtgg GTGAGGAGTTTGATGATGTGGAAGACAAGAACACCTATAAGGCTATGCTGGCGCGGGATGAGAGACGCTTTAAAACGGCGGACCGAGACGGGGACGGTATCGCGACGCGTGAGGAGTTCACCGCCTTCCTTCATCCGGAGGAGTTTGATTACATGAAGGACGTGGTCGTCCAG GAAACGGTGGAAGACATTGATAAGGACAAAGATGGAAAGATTAACTTAGAAGAATACATCG GTGACATGTTCACACCTGAGGATGGGGAAAGCGAGCCAGATTGGGTCCAGACTGAGAAGAAACAATTTTCAGAGTTCAGAGATGTTAACAAG AATGGCTTCCTGGATCCTGAAGAAGTGGCCCAGTGGATTTTACCTGGAGATGTGGATCATGCCGATAACGAGGCCAAGCACCTGATCCATGAGACGGACACCGATAAG GATGAGAAAATCACCAAGAAGGAGATTCTGGCCAACTGGAACATGTTTGTTGGCAGTCAGGCGACTAATTATGGTGAAGATTTAACAAAGAAACACGATGAACTTTGA